The sequence AACACTCAATAACCTCATCAAGGGTTTCTGAGGCGGTTATTGCCAGTTCTTCTGATGAAACGCTCAATTTTTTCAGTCAATATGCTACACACTACTCTCATCATTTCATTTTTGGAAATCTTTCAGGATTCTATAAGGATCATTTATATATTTAGTATTATATAGCACTTTAAAATACGTAGGCTGAATTAGCGATCGCTCTTTGGGAAAAACTTTTTGGTTTACTGTTTCTAGGCTCTGTTTTATCGTAGGAACTCCCTGTTGTCGCCAGTGTCAACCCGCAACGGTCGTCTGATTGCGCTCTGTTCCCAGCTTCACTCTACAAGAACCGAGCTTGTTCGGTGTGGGCAGATAAGGAGTCAATTCTGAGTCTGAATGGCAAGACTTACACTTGCATCACTCCGAGAGTTCAGTCTTTAATGTCAGTGATCTGCTGACGGACTGGATTAGTTATGTACGGATTGAATACCGTGATTCACTAATCAACGAATCGCACCAAGCATCATCACCTTGTCCCAGGCTGCGACGAAGTCCTTGACCATCCTCTCGTGACCGTCATCAGCCCCTAGCTGTCTAATTGGTATTGAGAGCTTGAAACTCAAGCACAGTGAGAAGTTCTTGATGTTGATTAACCAAAGCTTGTATTGCGCTAACTGGATTACGATGAAGACGACGTTTTTGTTGGCGAGGAGCTTCTGCCATTGCTAATCGACGACGTTGAGTTTTATACTCAGTTATAGGTACTTGCTGAATTTGTTCAAGTAGCTGTTTTTCATTCTCAGCAAAAAAGAGAACTTGATATTGCCCAAAATCACGCAATTCAACAGTTGATTTGCGCCCACTAATTCGCCTCTGATGGCGACGCAACTGGCTGAATTTTGACTCAATTTTGAGATTATCTGGCGGTAAACCAGGGATATCATAGCAGTGCAACAAATTAGCCCCGTATTTGTGCCACAGCAGTTGTAACTTTTTTTTGAGAGCAAATTGTGCCGGATTTTGTTGACTGTCAGGCACAAACTGTTGTAATAACTCTTCCATCTTGCACCGGACTTGAAAGCTTGTTAAAGGTAATTTTGCAGCTTCTGTGATATAAGTCACATCATCTGTGTTACGACTGGTGTGTTCTGGATAGTGCAAACATTCGGCAATTCTTCGCAGCCACTTGTGCGCCTCTTCTAAATCCGATGCTACTGAACAATTAGTCAGTAAAGCAAGGTCCACCCATACTGACAATAGAGATAAATAATCTGTGTCAATTTCCCGGCATGGTAAACTACGTAGTATTTCTCCAATAACTGATAATTGTTGGTAGCCTTCAATACCTCCCCAATTAAAAGGTTTACGATTGGTACGATTTACACAATCCCGAATCGCAGCACGAATTTGGGATTCGACTGCCATTAACTCCGCATCTCTTGACAAATAGGGAATTGCTAAAAAAGGGGGCTACTGTCTGGCTGTCTTAATTGATTTGGGTGAAGAAGTCTTTCTGAGCGATCTGGAACTTGTGGCAGCCCATCCAAATCTGCCTTTAATTGCTGTCGGAGCTTTGTATCTAATGGCAGTACAGACTCACTCAAATTACTTAGAAAGTGGGCTTGACAACGCTGATGTGGTGCATTTGACCAACTTGAATTCATTGCAGCAATGATTGCTGATTCCCCATCTGACAGCGTTGCTAGCACTGTAAAAGGTAATTCCTTATATGGTTGCAGCCATTCAATTAGCCGTTGTGCTTGTGCTTGTTGTAACTGAATTCCACTGACTGGTGTGCCACTTAGTACTTCGTACAATACATACAGCAAGGTTCCATGACCTTCGGGCTGTAAGGCATCAATTGCCCAAATTAAACCACCATGTTCATGGGCTGTGGCAGCTAATTTCTCCTGGGTATGTGCAATCGTTCCACCTAAGAGTGCTAGAAATTGTCGATAGAGCTTGCCTACGTTCCTCTCGTTAATTTCAACACCACGCTGCTTTAATAAGCGTTGAATTTCTACCAACTGTTGATGCTCATGCTCATGTTGCCAACCTATAAATGCCAGCACATCTAGCCCGTAAGTGCTTTGAGGTAAACTATATTTTAGCACACCACAGGCTAAGTAGTGTTTACCAAAATATTCACATTGAGAGTTGGCACATTCTTTACCCTTGCCTGCCACAAACACTGCTCCATTTAAGGTTTGAATGGTTTTTCGCATGTGCCAAGATGGAAGGCTAACTAATATTGTGTTGCAATGGATACACAATTCTCGCTCACATTTTACAATTATTCGTTTGGCATCCGGGAAATATCTTTGTGGGCGATGCCGAGGCTTTTTTTCGATCACGAAGTTTTTACTGCTGGTAGGTGCTCTTTTTACCTTACAACACTCATTAGACAGTCAGGGTACCTTAGCATTTTTTCTGTTTTGGAATAGCATAAAGTTTTTCGCTCATTGAAGTGGTCGCTTTCATACAGTGAGGTAATTGTTGAATTGTTGCATTAACAATCAAGTTTACTTCTGCTGCTTCCAAACCAGGTTGTACTCTCTCTCAACAGCCGCCAGCAGCTTTGCCTGCAAGGATGACAGATAAGGTTTGGCTTGCTTACCCAACCCCTGCAACAGCCAATCCACAGAAGAGTCACGGCTGTCCACTTGATGCAACTGCCGTAACCTCACGCATAACTGCTGCATGAATTGGCAATCTTCATCAAGCAGTTCGAGTGATTTCAGGTGTTCGATTTTTACAGTGTAGTCGCCGTCCCAGGTCTGGACTGTACAGCTATAGTCTCCAACATGAGTTACCACTCCCCAATAACCGCCTTTACCTCTCAGTTCCGGGCTATCTTTGGGCAGAAGAATGCATATTTCACCAATATGATGAGGATTGGGTACTTTCGTCCTTTCGCGTATCCTGTCCACTACGTCTTTCACTATGCGACCAAATGGAATCTTATTGCCAGCTTGCTGTACTGCCTGCTGCCATACATCCGCTTGTACAGTCGGTTCCAACTCGGCTTTCGCCAAAAAACGCAATTGTCGTTCATTGGTCGGCATTGGAATTTGCCGACCAATGGTCGGCAAAAACTTTTGAAGATTCTCATAAACTACAGTTGCCGAAATCTTCAAGTACCCAACAATAGGAAGGATGGGGTTTTTCGTTGCTTTTTATATTTTGCAGTCTTAAGGCACTACCAAATATAAAACTCATTAAAAAATCTTATAGAGCAATTATCAAAAAAAACACCGCGCCAGAGCCACAACAACAAAATACTGTTTAGGCGTATTCTAGAAAATACCCTCTTCAACACACGGGTAAAACAACGGCTAATGCTTGATTATTTGACAGCGGGTATTGCATTTTGGATGACTTTGTTTGGAGTACAAGAGTCGTTGTTAGAATTTCGCCTGGGTTATCTCGGTCGCTACTGGTTTCTTGCAATTAGTGCTAGCCTACTCCTGAGCTTTTTGCTCTCTGCCCCGATTACTATCACGCTAATCATTAAATTTGCAGTAGATCCGTTTACTTTCCCTGGTAATGTTATTCTTTGTGCGATCGCTGCCGTCATCTTTGGTGTGATTCTCAGTCTGGCACAATGGCTGATACTTCGTCAAACCGAAATGACACCGAGAGTTTTTGCATGAGGATGAAGAATAATATCTTGGGTTAAGGGGGATATGAACTTTCGCTACATAGAAAGCGAATAAAGACTGTATTTGCTTTTTTAGTTAAAGGCAGAGTATTTGGAGGTTGAGAAAGTTGAGCAAAAATGTTTAAAGATTGACCGTTCTCACAACTGCCAGTCATGAGTTTTAGCTGATTATAAAAATCTTATCACTTATTAACCATTTAATATCAAGCAGATAAATGTTAGGAGCTTATTATAATCATGATTTTAACTTGCGAAGGTAATCCGAAATCAGCGATTCTGACAAAATTAAGATAAAGTTTGATTACAAAAAAACACTTTTGTCAGTTACTAACAACGACAAAAATCTATGGGATTGGTATTAATATTCTAATACACTGATACACTGTTTGAAGTTCCCTGTCAGATTTAGTCTGGTGTTTACTCGGCTTTCTTTTGTTTTATGGAAATATATGATGTTGTAATTGTTGGTGCTGGCCCCATTGGATTAGCAACTGCTATTGGACTACGCAAGCGTGGTATTGAAAACGTTCTTGTCATAGATCAAACTCGCAGCTTTCGCCAGATTGGTCATGGGTTGGATCTTCTCCCCAATGGATTAAAAGCTCTCAAATGTTTAGAACCTAACGCTTATGAAGAGGTCAGGAAAACTAGCGTTAGGTTCTTTAATCCCCAACAATCTAATGACGAGAAAACTATCAAAACGACTCAGGAACAAAAACCTCCAAAGACATCTCCTAGATGGGTTTACAAAAATTTGCAGGGGCAGCTAATTCGATCAATATCTCTTGGATTCGACGACTGGTTTAAAGATTATGGGGAAGGTCGAGTGTCAATTCCTTGGTATGATTTGCAGACAACCTTAAGACATCTACTACCCCAGGAGCAGGTTCAAGCTAATCACTGTTGTATCAATGTTGTGGATGAACCAGAAAATAGGTGTGTCCGAATAGATTACGTATCTGATACAAGCATAGAAGGCAACCCCTATGCTCATTGGACAAACGAAAATAAACATAATAATACACAGTTCGAGAGTTCAAACACTATCCCCAAACAATTAGAAACAAAATCGCTTCGAGCTAAGTTAATTGTTGCAGCAGACGGGATTAACTCTACAATTCGTAGAGTTCTTTACAAAGATAGTCCATATTGTGATTTTGCAAATCCTGAATATTCAGGATTTGCAGCAATATCTTGTATGGAAATAGCTGAGATACCAAGTGAACTGTCGACAGAATTACAAGATAAATTCTTTCAAGATTCATCAATTGTAACACTCAGTAACGATCAAATATTTAGCGATCAACCTTGGATAGAAAAACCAAGGTTGATGTTATTTCGCAAACGAAATGGTCAAGTTGGGTATATCATAACTCTGGCTTTGCCTTTGGATTTATTACAGGGTCAGTCTGGAAGTTCTTTGATTGATTTAGCTGTACAAGAGTTAGAGAAGGCAGACTTTCCTCACACACTCAAGCAATTAGTGCGTATCTCTCCTCCTGCTGATATGCAGCAACGTCCATATTACATTCACCGCGCTACCATTTCAGATTCTATCCAAATCAAGAGCAAAACTGACATTAATACTGAAGAGTACCCTGTCAAATTTCAACCATCCTGGAGTATTGGGCGAGTTGTTTTGGTTGGTGATGCAGCACATGGAATGCCCCCGTTCACAGCTCAAGGAGCTAATCAAGGGCTTGAAGATGCACTAGCTATTACAACGATTATTGCTAACATCGCTCTTGAGAATAACTGGAACGATAAGCAAGTTATAGCCACAGCCTTCGAGAAATATGAGCGTCTCCGTCGCCCATTTGTGACATACATCCAAAAGGCAACATTGACAGGTTTCCCCCACTCGTCAAACGAAAATTGGCAAGAATATCACCGACAGGTACATTCCCGCAATTTTGACCAAGTATTAGAAGCGTTGTTGTGAAATCCTCTGCGGCCAAGGCATAGTTAGGGTGCAAAGTCATTCTTCTCACACCTAGTGTCATCTGCACCAATTAAAGGAATTTGTCTGAGCTAATTGAACTTGATAATTTTCTCAATCAAAATAATAGCCAGACTTGACTCTGTGAGCAGCAGACGCCTTTTCTTCAGCCAATAATCGCAAATATAAAAAAGGGGAATCCAGTGAAACAGCGTGCTATACAATTCTGGAGTATTCAAGGTAGCGTCTTCTTTTTATCGCTAGCCTCCTCATCAGTTACAGCACAAATTATACCAGATAAAACTTTACCAACTAATTCTATTGTTACACCACAGGACAATACCAGGGTCATTGATGGAGGTACTATTAAGGGTAGCAACTTGTTCCATAGCTTTGAACAGTTTTCTATTCCTACAGGCAGCACGGTTTTATTCAACAACGCTCAAAATATTCAGAATATTTTTAGTCGTGTAACAGGCTCATCAGTTTCCAACATAGATGGCTTAATCAAAGCTAAAGGCACAGCCAACTTATTTTTAATCAATCCTAGTGGGATTATCTTTGGAAAAAATGCCCGACTAGATATCGGTGGCTCGTTCTTGGTAAGTACTGCTAAGGTGATAAAATTTGCTGATGGCTTTGAGTTCAGAGCAAATGGTAGCCAAACCAAACCACTATTGACTATTAGTGTGCCTACTGGTTTACAGCTTGGGAGTGATTCAGCTGCTATTCAAGTTCTGGGTACAGGTGAGGGGTTAACTGCTCCTAGCTCAATCGGCTCCCCAACTATTAGAAATAATGACGTAACTGGGTTGCGAGTGCAACTAGGAAAGACCCTAGCTTTAGTAGGAGGGGATGTATCTTTAGCGGGTGGTAGTCTAATTGCTGATCAAGGACGTATTGAGTTAGGTAGTGTTGGAAATGGTACGGTTAGTCTTAATCCAGTTGCTCAAGGCTTTGCTCTGAGCTATCCGAATGTGCAACGCTTTGGAAACATTAGCCTTTCAAAAAAAGCTTTAGCTGATACTAGTGGTGTCGGTTCTATTCAAATACAAGCTAATAATATAAAACTCACTGATGGTTCAGCAATTTTGATTCAGAATCAAAGTTCGCATCCTTCAGGCAGTATTAATGTCAACGCTACTGGGTCACTAGAATTGAGCGGTATCTCTTCAAAAGATGGCAGATTCACTACCATCTTGCGGACTGAATCTCTAAATTCTGGAAGTGCAGGAGACATCAATCTTTTCACTAAGAATTTAGTTGTTCAAGGAGGATCAGGAATAGGCAGTAGAACCTACAGTGATGGTCAAGGAGGTAATGTAACTGTAAATGCCTCTGACTCTATAGAGCTACTTGGCTTTTCATCGTTTAATCCTTTCATTACTAGCAGCATCATCAATAGCACCTTAACAAATGGAAAGGCAGGAGATATCACAGTATCAACAAATCGCTTAGTAGCTACTGATGGGGGTGTGATAATATCTCTCACTCTGGGAACCGGTGCTGGAGGAAATGTAGTTTTGAATGTAGTTAATTCTGTAGAATTGACTAATTCCATCAAATTGATGAATTCCGGGTTAGATTATGTCCCCAGCTATTTTGCCACAACAGATTTTCATGCGGGGAATGCTGGCAGTTTGACAATTAATACATCAAGGTTAATAATCGGGCAGCAAGCAAGGGTTAGTTCTTCTACCGTCGGCTCTGGCTCTGCTGGAAGTATTACCATTAATGCTTCTAACTTAGATGTAAGTGGTAGAATCAGTTCCTCTGTTCTTATGGCAGACGAAGACACTCAGCAACTGTTCGCATCTCCTCAATCACCGAGTGGAAATCCTGGAGGAATAAAAATCAATACTGAAAACTTGAGTCTGATGAATGGTGGTATCATTACTGTCACAAATCAAGGAATAAGTAATGCTGGAACTATCTTAATAAACGCTAAATCTATCTCTTTAGACAACAAAAGTGCCATTATAGCAACTACTGCTAACGGCGAAGGCGGTAATATTTTCGTGAATACACGGTATTTGCAGCTAAGTAATAACAGTGCTGTAACGGCGACCGCAGGTAGTAGAGGCAATGGCGGAAACATTAACATTAACGCAGACATATTAACCGCCTGGGGTAACAGCAGCATCGCCGCAGATGCCTTTGAGGGTCGTGGTGGAAATATTACAATTAATGCTCAAGGACTATTCTTTTCTTCTGATAGCTTGATTACAGCTAGTTCTAAGTATGGAATTAATGGTACGGTTAAGTACAACATTCTTGCTCCTAACATTTACTCTACTCAACTAAAAGCAGAAGTAATTCCAATAACTCCTCAAATCACCCCAGTTTGTCAGTCACCAGCAGGCACAGAAGTAAGTAGTTTTCGAGTTAGTAGTACTCGCAATCTCCAATCTAAGCCTAACAACCTGATGTCTAACAATGTTGAGCAAAGTAACTCTGTTCCAGTTCCAGTTTTTAATAATTCACATAATCCTAAATCATTAATAAGTAACCAAGCTACACAAATCATGGAAGCCAA comes from Nostoc sp. 'Lobaria pulmonaria (5183) cyanobiont' and encodes:
- a CDS encoding FAD-dependent oxidoreductase encodes the protein MEIYDVVIVGAGPIGLATAIGLRKRGIENVLVIDQTRSFRQIGHGLDLLPNGLKALKCLEPNAYEEVRKTSVRFFNPQQSNDEKTIKTTQEQKPPKTSPRWVYKNLQGQLIRSISLGFDDWFKDYGEGRVSIPWYDLQTTLRHLLPQEQVQANHCCINVVDEPENRCVRIDYVSDTSIEGNPYAHWTNENKHNNTQFESSNTIPKQLETKSLRAKLIVAADGINSTIRRVLYKDSPYCDFANPEYSGFAAISCMEIAEIPSELSTELQDKFFQDSSIVTLSNDQIFSDQPWIEKPRLMLFRKRNGQVGYIITLALPLDLLQGQSGSSLIDLAVQELEKADFPHTLKQLVRISPPADMQQRPYYIHRATISDSIQIKSKTDINTEEYPVKFQPSWSIGRVVLVGDAAHGMPPFTAQGANQGLEDALAITTIIANIALENNWNDKQVIATAFEKYERLRRPFVTYIQKATLTGFPHSSNENWQEYHRQVHSRNFDQVLEALL
- a CDS encoding two-partner secretion domain-containing protein is translated as MKQRAIQFWSIQGSVFFLSLASSSVTAQIIPDKTLPTNSIVTPQDNTRVIDGGTIKGSNLFHSFEQFSIPTGSTVLFNNAQNIQNIFSRVTGSSVSNIDGLIKAKGTANLFLINPSGIIFGKNARLDIGGSFLVSTAKVIKFADGFEFRANGSQTKPLLTISVPTGLQLGSDSAAIQVLGTGEGLTAPSSIGSPTIRNNDVTGLRVQLGKTLALVGGDVSLAGGSLIADQGRIELGSVGNGTVSLNPVAQGFALSYPNVQRFGNISLSKKALADTSGVGSIQIQANNIKLTDGSAILIQNQSSHPSGSINVNATGSLELSGISSKDGRFTTILRTESLNSGSAGDINLFTKNLVVQGGSGIGSRTYSDGQGGNVTVNASDSIELLGFSSFNPFITSSIINSTLTNGKAGDITVSTNRLVATDGGVIISLTLGTGAGGNVVLNVVNSVELTNSIKLMNSGLDYVPSYFATTDFHAGNAGSLTINTSRLIIGQQARVSSSTVGSGSAGSITINASNLDVSGRISSSVLMADEDTQQLFASPQSPSGNPGGIKINTENLSLMNGGIITVTNQGISNAGTILINAKSISLDNKSAIIATTANGEGGNIFVNTRYLQLSNNSAVTATAGSRGNGGNININADILTAWGNSSIAADAFEGRGGNITINAQGLFFSSDSLITASSKYGINGTVKYNILAPNIYSTQLKAEVIPITPQITPVCQSPAGTEVSSFRVSSTRNLQSKPNNLMSNNVEQSNSVPVPVFNNSHNPKSLISNQATQIMEANVLIRDSQGNLVLTTDQANPTWDNASLSASSCFSGSQ